A segment of the Candidatus Marinarcus aquaticus genome:
GTTCTATGAAAGAGCTCATAACCCAAACTTTTTTCAAGCTGTTTTATACGCAAAGTAACATTTGATTGGGTAAATCCCAACTCTTTTGCTCCATTAGAGATGCTTTTTGTGTGAGCCACAGCAATAAAGACTTTCACCAAATTTAAATCCATTATAATCCTTTAAAAATGTATGGTTTGCACCACCAGTGTGGTTGCAATAATAAAAAGTAGACCTTTGAGTATTTGTGCATAAAACTTCGCATCTATTTTTTTACTTATTTTAATACCCAAATACATCCCTATACTTCCAATAACGACACTTATCATCGATATATTGAAATCCTCCATGGTAAATGCACCATAATATAAAAATATAGAGAGTTGACCTATCTTAGTAAATAGAAAACATAAATTAGAGAGTTGAATGGTATCTTTGCGACTGTATTTAAGCTCCAAAGTGTACATGATCATCAAAGGTGCCACAATGTTCGTTAAACCCGAAACAACTCCACCTATAATTCCCAATCCATAAGTTGAACTTTTTGGATATTTAGATACAAAGGTTGCTTCAATTTTTACCATTGACTGTAAAAGATACAAAAAGATAATGATTGCAAGCAAGAGTTTAAAGAGTTCAGAGTTGGTATAAATCAGTAAAATTGTACCTAAGGCACTTCCTAAAACCATGAGTGTGATGATAAACCAAAATTTTTTAAGTGCTTGAAAAAAGTGACCTTCACTTGAAATACTGACAATATTAACTACCATGGTAGGTATGAGCATATACATGATGGTGGTTTGCATGTCTGTAAAGAGTGCAACAATAGGAGTTGAAATCATTCCAAACCCAAAACCAATACTGCCATGTACTACTGAAGCAAAAAAGAGTGTCAATGCTAGTGCAATGATAAATTGAATCTCCATATGAGTATCCTTAATATTACATATAATGATTTGTAATACCTAAAGATATTACTGATAATTATATCAAAAGGGAATAAAAGTTGTATTAAAACAGAGTAATAGAAAAATATTTTATAAAAACAGTGATTGTAAATTAAAAAAAGTAAGAGTTGATTGTTTAGGTGGTACCCGTGGTCGGACTCGAACCGACAAGCCGAAGCACCGGATTTTGAATCCGACGTGTTTACCAGTTTCACCACACGGGCACATAAAATGAGACATAAAAAAACCCATCTTAAAAATTAAGATGGGTATTTTATTAAATAAATACTTAGTATTTACTTAGCAACAGCGTCTTTTAAAGCTTTACCAACTTTAAATTTAGCTACTGTAGTTGCAGCAACTTCAACTGTTCTGTCAGTACCAGGAACTTTTGCAGTTCTAGCAGCTCTTTTTGCAGTTGAGAAAGTACCAAAACCAATAAAACTTACAGAATCACCTTTAACTAATGACTCAGTGATTGTTTCTAATGCAGCGTCAACTGCACCTTTTGCATCTTTTTTAGATAAACCAGCTTTTGCAGCTACAGCATCGATAAATTCAGCCTTGTTCATATAAGAACTCCTTGTTAGTAAAATTAAACTTCCATAACTTTATAGTATCTAAGCTTTAAGAAAGCTAAAATTTAGGGGCTTGCGTACAATTTTGTCAGTAAATTTTCACATTTTTGTATAATTTTTATTGAAATGAGGACCGAAGACTTAAAAGACGACAACTGTTCTCTAGAATGGCGACTTTTTTTACAAGTTCATTGATATCTCTTTCATATACATATGTCCCAATTCCTTTTATAACCATTACATTTGAATTTGTCTCTTTAAGATATTTTGTAATTTCTAAAGAGTTTCTGTCATACCATGTTGAGAATTTACCTGGGTCAATGACTGGTACCTCTCCAAATGTGGTTTTTCCAAAATAGTCACTGAACTCAATAACTTCATGATCAAATGTATACGCTGTTGTATAAATAGGTACACCAAAGGCAATATATTTGGCTTCATGTATATGATTATAAATTGATGCAAAGATAGAGGACTCGATACTGGCAATATTCCATCGGTAATCTTTTTTGTGCATGCTCAGTTGGCAAAAATATTTTTCACACATTTCATCAAAGATGGCATCAGCAGTATTTACAATAAATGAGTTATGATCTACTTTTGCAGAGATTGCTCCATGATAAATACCAAAAAAGTTCTTTCGAAACATTGTTAAGGATAAGTCACTGAGAAGTTTGAGTGTTGCTTTGTCCATCATTTTAAAATGCCTTAAATAATTTTTTAGCTATTATACATAAAATTAACTAAGGACATTTTAAATGGCTATTCCACACATCCCTGTACTTTACAATGAGGTATTAGAAGCTTTTCATGAAATTCATGAAGGTTATATCATTGATTGTACATTGGGATATGGAGGACACAGCGAAG
Coding sequences within it:
- a CDS encoding sulfite exporter TauE/SafE family protein, which codes for MEIQFIIALALTLFFASVVHGSIGFGFGMISTPIVALFTDMQTTIMYMLIPTMVVNIVSISSEGHFFQALKKFWFIITLMVLGSALGTILLIYTNSELFKLLLAIIIFLYLLQSMVKIEATFVSKYPKSSTYGLGIIGGVVSGLTNIVAPLMIMYTLELKYSRKDTIQLSNLCFLFTKIGQLSIFLYYGAFTMEDFNISMISVVIGSIGMYLGIKISKKIDAKFYAQILKGLLFIIATTLVVQTIHF
- a CDS encoding class II aldolase and adducin N-terminal domain-containing protein; amino-acid sequence: MMDKATLKLLSDLSLTMFRKNFFGIYHGAISAKVDHNSFIVNTADAIFDEMCEKYFCQLSMHKKDYRWNIASIESSIFASIYNHIHEAKYIAFGVPIYTTAYTFDHEVIEFSDYFGKTTFGEVPVIDPGKFSTWYDRNSLEITKYLKETNSNVMVIKGIGTYVYERDINELVKKVAILENSCRLLSLRSSFQ
- a CDS encoding HU family DNA-binding protein — its product is MNKAEFIDAVAAKAGLSKKDAKGAVDAALETITESLVKGDSVSFIGFGTFSTAKRAARTAKVPGTDRTVEVAATTVAKFKVGKALKDAVAK